A single genomic interval of Helianthus annuus cultivar XRQ/B chromosome 6, HanXRQr2.0-SUNRISE, whole genome shotgun sequence harbors:
- the LOC110864748 gene encoding vesicle-associated protein 1-3: protein MSTGDYLNLHPSELKFPFELKKQSSCSFQLTNKTDQYIAFKVKTTNPKKYCVRPNNGIVLPRSVCNVTVTMQAQKEAPPDMQCKDKFLLQAVAAPDGATIKDITADMFNKEENKVVEEFKLRVVYIPANPPSPVPEESEEGSSPRAEHGSQNSSGPDVATRSVEPKEKLSKESLSLISKLTDEKVAAIKQNQKLQQELELMRREVVKARSGGYSMLFMVLIGIISFVVGYLIKQT, encoded by the exons TTGAGCTGAAGAAGCAGAGCTCATGTTCCTTTCAATTGACCAACAAGACTGATCAGTATATTGCATTCAAG GTTAAAACGACAAACCCCAAGAAATATTGTGTCCGTCCAAACAACGGAATTGTGTTACCAAGATCCGTTTGCAATGTCACAG TTACAATGCAGGCACAAAAAGAGGCACCACCTGACATGCAGTGCAAAGACAAGTTTCTTTTGCAAGCTGTTGCTGCACCCGACGGCGCAACTATTAAGGACATAACTGCTGATATG TTCAACAAGGAGGAGAACAAGGTGGTCGAGGAGTTCAAGTTGAGAGTTGTATACATACCTGCTAATCCTCCTTCACCGGTTCCGGAAGAATCTGAAGAAGGTTCTTCTCCGAGGGCTGAACACGGAAGTCAGAATTCTTCAGGGCCTGATGTT GCAACGAGATCTGTGGAGCCCAAGGAGAAACTCTCTAAAGAG TCGTTGTCTCTGATATCAAAGTTGACAGATGAGAAGGTAGCAGCTATTAAACAAAATCAGAAGCTCCAACAGGAACTG GAACTAATGAGAAGAGAAGTGGTGAAAGCGCGTTCTGGTGGTTATTCGATGTTATTTATGGTGCTGATTGGTATAATAAGTTTTGTGGTCGGGTACCTTATCAAGCAGACGTAG
- the LOC110864747 gene encoding flavin-containing monooxygenase FMO GS-OX5, with translation MTNSLKVAVIGAGVAGLTAARELQRESHQVIVFEKSHRLGGTWVYDPKVESDPLGSDPNRDVVHGSLYKSLRTNFPRQLMSFSDFKFEEKLYDDPRINPGHQEVLKFLEDFATYFKLTELIRFNTLVTRVEVVDSVINSFVVESETNGVSLVEVFDAVVVCNGHNTQPRLAVDIPGIETWAKRQMHSHNYRDSEPFRDQVVVVIGNGPSGIDISREIAMVAKEVHMSSRSTHFNLGKSDKFDNMWQHSMILKIESDGTVIFQDGLSVEADIIFHCTGYKLHYPFLKTNGIVSIQDKRIGPLYKHVFPPQLAPNLSFVGIPEMSFTFTIIECQSRWIAQALSQKVSLPSEDEMLFDVEQYYQELKEKGVPEHRTHYIGFQTSYIDWMFGQTGMVLEKHVKEMFEYFNHCLMSGGIDGYMDVFSHKYRI, from the exons ATGACAAATTCCTTAAAGGTTGCTGTTATAGGTGCTGGTGTCGCCGGACTAACCGCTGCCCGTGAGCTTCAACGAGAATCACACCAAGTGATCGTGTTCGAAAAGTCACACCGGCTAGGCGGAACATGGGTTTATGATCCAAAGGTTGAGTCCGATCCACTTGGATCGGACCCAAATAGAGATGTTGTTCATGGATCACTTTACAAGTCCTTGAGAACAAATTTTCCACGTCAGCTGATGAGCTTTAGTGACTTCAAATTTGAGGAAAAGTTATACGATGATCCGCGGATAAACCCCGGGCATCAAGAAGTTTTAAAGTTCTTGGAAGATTTTGCTACATATTTTAAACTCACTGAGTTGATTCGGTTCAATACTTTGGTGACCCGAGTGGAGGTTGTTGACTCGGTCATCAACTCGTTTGTGGTTGAGTCGGAAACTAATGGGGTGAGTTTGGTAGAGGTGTTTGATGCGGTTGTTGTTTGCAATGGTCATAACACACAACCTCGACTCGCAGTGGATATTCCAG GTATCGAGACGTGGGCTAAAAGGCAAATGCATAGTCACAACTATCGTGATTCTGAACCATTTCGAGATCAG GTTGTAGTGGTGATCGGAAATGGACCAAGTGGGATAGACATATCACGAGAAATAGCAATGGTAGCCAAAGAAGTTCACATGTCGTCAAGATCTACACATTTTAACCTCGGAAAATCAGACAAATTCGACAATATGTGGCAACACTCCATG ATACTAAAGATAGAAAGTGATGGCACGGTGATATTTCAAGACGGACTCTCTGTTGAGGCAGATATCATATTCCATTGCACAGG GTACAAATTACATTACCCGTTTCTTAAAACAAATGGTATTGTAAGCATCCAAGACAAACGTATCGGACCCCTCTACAAACATGTTTTCCCTCCGCAACTTGCTCCAAACCTCTCCTTCGTCGGAATCCCAGAAATG AGCTTTACATTCACTATAATTGAGTGCCAGTCAAGATGGATAGCCCAAGCATTATCACAAAAGGTTTCATTGCCATCAGAAGACGAAATGTTGTTTGATGTCGAACAATATTATCAAGAATTGAAGGAAAAAGGAGTTCCTGAACATCGCACTCATTATATCGGATTTCAG ACTAGTTACATAGATTGGATGTTTGGCCAAACTGGAATGGTCCTGGAGAAGCATGTGAAAGAAATGTTTGAATACTTTAACCATTGTTTAATGAGTGGTGGTATAGATGGCTACATGGATGTATTCTCCCATAAATACAGGATATGA
- the LOC110864746 gene encoding F-box protein At1g10780, with the protein MDSLPDAVVQYILSSLTNAKDVASCNCVSKKFKDSMPYITSLYFPRSIFDHLSHGQTPDGIVMKMISSTSRLEELVVYCRFTAIGLASWLLLVSPSLKNLELRMDDLVDQNTPIDCPSKLECVQVARNLESLKLWGVLMVRAPKWDVFHKLTILEIVGAKLKDAVLTEVLRSTPNVTNLVLLKCEGLRNVWIELLELKHSKLDFYGLGSCSLTLRAPKIESLEVQGCSWIRVRETNCLKNLSIANNDGRVYMVDFGKLTMLESLSIRGVQWCWDAISKMLQFATEVKHLYMKIEFTGDFEALLPFPEINFVDFFKSHPKLTSFDIHGAMFAALCHKNSLKNVDSSFVIPSLEEVVITVRSPLNAEQKMSTLEAMVKFANKLKKMKIKILQMRSGHCSADDFFEEICKFRFMNHKLISIE; encoded by the exons ATGGACTCCTTACCGGATGCCGTTGTCCAATACATTTTGTCAAGCTTAACCAATGCCAAAGATGTGGCATCTTGTAATTGTGTCTCCAAGAAATTTAAAGACTCGATGCCATACATTACGAGCCTTTACTTCCCTCGTAGCATCTTTGACCACCTTTCGCACGGTCAAACTCCCGATGGCATCGTGATGAAGATGATCTCATCGACATCTCGACTAGAAGAGCTTGTAGTTTATTGTCGGTTTACCGCCATAGGGCTGGCTTCATGGCTATTACTCGTGAGCCCTTCGTTAAAAAATCTTGAACTCCGTATGGATGATCTTgtagaccaaaatacccctatcGACTGCCCTTCTAAACTCGAATGCGTTCAAGTTGCAAGAAACTTGGAGTCTTTGAAACTTTGGGGTGTGTTAATGGTTCGTGCTCCAAAATGGGACGTGTTTCATAAACTAACGATTCTTGAGATTGTTGGAGCGAAGTTGAAGGATGCGGTGTTGACCGAGGTTCTTCGGTCAACTCCTAACGTTACTAATCTTGTACTTCTTAAGTGTGAGGGTTTGAGGAATGTTTGGATTGAGCTTCTTGAGCTTAAACACTCTAAACTTGATTTTTACGGTTTGGGTAGTTGCTCGCTCACACTACGGGCTCCGAAGATTGAATCTCTTGAGGTTCAAGGGTGCAGTTGGATCAGGGTTCGAGAGACCAACTGCTTGAAGAATCTTTCCATTGCTAATAACGACG gGAGAGTTTACATGGTGGACTTTGGTAAGCTCACGATGCTTGAATCGTTATCCATTAGAGGCGTTCAATGGTGTTGGGATGCAATAAGCAAAATGCTTCAATTTGCAACCGAAGTTAAGCATCTTTATATGAAAATCGAATTCACCGGAGACTTTGAAGCTCTTCTTCCTTTCCCGGAAATCAATTTtgttgactttttcaaaagtcaTCCGAAACTCACATCTTTCGACATTCATGGTGCAATGTTTGCAGCTCTATGCCATAAAAACAGTCTAAAGAAT GTGGATTCGAGTTTTGTGATTCCGAGCCTTGAAGAGGTTGTGATCACTGTGAGATCACCGTTAAACGCTGAGCAGAAAATGAGTACGCTTGAGGCGATGGTGAAGTTTGCTAACAAGTTaaagaagatgaagatcaagATTCTTCAAATGAGAAGTGGACATTGCAGTGCAGATGATTTTTTTGAGGAGATTTGCAAGTTTAGATTCATGAATCACAAGTTAATCTCAATAGAATAA